One segment of Longimicrobiales bacterium DNA contains the following:
- a CDS encoding DUF5916 domain-containing protein, producing the protein MRLPLLVLIGLSLMATEARAQELPGGGLSARGSIALIPKEATALEVPSSSVRVDGRLDEAFWAQARPVVDFVQKEPIEGVAPSERTEVRFVFDDEALYVGARMHSSGGRAAIQAPLGRRDGGELAEHVLISLDTYLDGRTAYTFGVTASGVRLDHFHRTDSERDIDRGFDPVWKASVIIDETGWTAEMWIPLSQLRYSEFGDQTWGLNIQRWIPSKNESDYWVAVPRTQRAWSSRFGQLRGVRAGDLGRRLELLPYAAAGSSRNGDRDLANPFDDGLNLEGRTGLDLKMGLGSNLTLDATITPDFGQVEADPAVVNLTDFETLFPERRPFFTEGSALINGPVNNYFYSRRIGARPVGRAAGDYVDQPSSSTILGAAKLTGRLPSGTLIGVLVGVTGEENANTFDVIPNVFDETRVAPRTTYGVARVQQEFGSDGSSAGLMVTGVHRDVATGDPLAALLVRNALTVNGNTFLRLGGATHEVSISGGLTHVDGDSEAITRLQRSSSRYFQRPDATHVRLDPTRTQMLGAKATIRAERISGEHWLWNVNADLESPEGEFNDVGRLVSGDGLALRPSLTYRESTPGRWFRSSRLSLNQAYEWNFAYERQQTMLTPSASVTWSNFWTTRVSTQFNLPAQNQRLTRGGPSMGTPFGWSSTINLGNSTSAQTRWNVRLEYGQDDDGRRSQSFGGGVSMVPSPRWQVSLSPSFDHEINPRQYVLAEDGGGPETFGGRYVFAFTDRTTLAMEARVNFTLKPDVNLDFYAQPFAASGRFYDFGELEAAGSRFLRTYGADGTTITPSGSGSHTVVDALDTFVIPNRDFNVRSFRSTMVLRWEWRPGSTLYLVWQQDRADGESVGNRIGIDDPFRAVTATGNNFFAIKLSYWLGGLLGA; encoded by the coding sequence GTGCGCCTGCCCTTGCTCGTACTGATCGGCCTCTCGCTCATGGCGACCGAAGCGCGCGCTCAGGAGCTGCCGGGAGGCGGGCTCTCCGCACGAGGTTCCATCGCCTTGATCCCCAAGGAGGCCACGGCGCTCGAGGTGCCGTCGAGTAGCGTCCGCGTCGATGGACGACTCGATGAGGCATTCTGGGCGCAGGCGCGCCCCGTCGTCGACTTCGTCCAGAAGGAGCCGATCGAGGGCGTGGCACCCTCGGAGCGCACGGAGGTTCGCTTCGTCTTCGACGACGAAGCCCTGTACGTCGGCGCCCGGATGCACAGCAGCGGGGGGCGCGCAGCTATCCAGGCCCCCCTTGGCCGCCGAGACGGCGGCGAGCTTGCCGAGCACGTGCTTATCTCCCTCGATACGTATCTGGACGGTCGTACCGCATACACGTTCGGCGTCACCGCTTCAGGCGTGCGCCTCGACCACTTCCATCGCACGGACAGCGAGAGAGACATCGATCGCGGCTTCGATCCCGTTTGGAAGGCGAGCGTCATCATCGACGAAACGGGGTGGACGGCCGAGATGTGGATCCCCCTCTCACAGCTTCGTTACAGCGAGTTCGGTGACCAGACGTGGGGCCTCAACATCCAGCGGTGGATTCCGTCGAAGAACGAGTCCGACTACTGGGTGGCCGTTCCGCGAACCCAGCGCGCATGGTCGTCCCGATTCGGCCAGCTGCGGGGGGTTCGCGCGGGCGATCTCGGGCGACGTCTCGAGCTGTTACCCTACGCGGCGGCCGGGTCGAGCCGCAACGGTGACCGGGATCTGGCGAACCCGTTCGACGACGGACTCAATCTCGAGGGACGGACCGGGCTCGACCTCAAGATGGGGCTCGGTTCGAACCTGACGCTCGATGCGACGATCACGCCGGACTTCGGCCAGGTCGAGGCAGATCCCGCGGTCGTGAACCTGACCGACTTCGAGACCCTCTTCCCGGAGCGACGCCCCTTCTTCACCGAAGGGAGCGCGCTGATCAACGGGCCGGTCAACAACTACTTCTACTCGAGGCGCATCGGGGCCCGCCCGGTGGGCCGGGCCGCGGGCGACTACGTCGACCAACCGAGCAGTTCGACGATTCTCGGTGCCGCCAAGCTGACCGGTCGTCTACCCTCCGGCACTCTGATCGGGGTCCTCGTGGGCGTCACCGGCGAAGAGAACGCCAACACCTTCGACGTGATCCCCAACGTCTTCGACGAGACGAGGGTGGCGCCGCGCACGACTTATGGCGTCGCCCGGGTCCAGCAGGAGTTCGGGTCCGATGGGTCGTCCGCGGGGCTCATGGTCACGGGGGTCCACAGGGACGTTGCGACGGGTGATCCCCTCGCTGCTCTCTTGGTGCGCAACGCGCTGACGGTGAACGGGAATACCTTCCTCCGTTTGGGTGGGGCGACCCACGAAGTCTCGATCAGTGGCGGGCTCACCCACGTCGATGGAGACAGCGAGGCGATCACACGCCTGCAGCGCAGCAGCTCGCGGTATTTCCAGCGGCCCGATGCCACACATGTGCGTTTGGATCCGACGCGCACTCAGATGCTCGGAGCCAAGGCGACCATCCGGGCCGAGAGAATCAGCGGCGAACACTGGCTTTGGAACGTGAACGCCGACCTCGAGTCGCCCGAAGGCGAGTTCAACGACGTCGGGCGGCTGGTGTCGGGCGACGGCCTGGCGCTTCGCCCCTCGCTGACCTACCGCGAGTCGACGCCGGGGCGGTGGTTTCGGAGTTCCCGGCTCAGCCTGAATCAGGCGTACGAATGGAACTTCGCGTACGAGCGCCAGCAGACGATGCTGACGCCGTCTGCGTCGGTCACCTGGAGCAACTTCTGGACGACCCGCGTCTCGACACAATTCAACCTGCCGGCTCAGAACCAGCGCCTGACGCGTGGTGGACCGTCGATGGGGACACCGTTCGGATGGAGCTCCACGATCAATCTCGGCAACAGTACGTCCGCACAGACCCGGTGGAACGTGAGGCTGGAGTACGGGCAAGACGACGACGGGCGCCGTTCGCAGAGTTTCGGCGGCGGAGTGTCGATGGTGCCGAGTCCGCGGTGGCAGGTGTCTCTGTCCCCGTCGTTCGACCACGAGATCAATCCCCGACAGTACGTTCTCGCCGAGGACGGCGGCGGCCCCGAGACCTTCGGCGGACGCTACGTCTTCGCGTTCACCGACCGAACGACGCTGGCGATGGAGGCTCGCGTCAACTTCACGCTCAAGCCGGATGTGAACCTCGACTTCTACGCCCAGCCGTTCGCGGCGAGCGGGCGCTTCTACGACTTCGGTGAGCTCGAAGCGGCGGGAAGCCGGTTCCTGCGCACGTACGGTGCCGACGGCACGACGATCACTCCGTCCGGGAGCGGGTCGCACACCGTCGTGGATGCTCTCGACACATTCGTGATCCCCAACCGCGACTTCAACGTGCGCTCGTTCCGTAGCACCATGGTACTGCGCTGGGAGTGGCGCCCGGGGAGCACGCTCTACCTGGTGTGGCAGCAAGACCGCGCGGACGGAGAGTCGGTAGGGAACCGAATCGGAATCGATGACCCGTTCAGAGCGGTGACCGCTACCGGCAACAACTTCTTCGCGATCAAGTTGAGCTATTGGCTGGGAGGCCTGCTCGGCGCCTGA